Proteins encoded together in one Neobacillus sp. FSL H8-0543 window:
- a CDS encoding CpaF family protein has protein sequence MSLFKRYIEDANTTTTTNQTSQELSFVKKSPEFWDLENDLHNHLLEELKKYPGQDKEQERSMIEELGEAFFDQEGTRLTFEEKQEILGYVKDELLAYGPITPMLENPSISEVMVNSFDEIYYEKNGKVYRSNVHFIDNQHVMRVIERIVAPIGRRVDESSPMVDARLPDGSRVNAIIPPLALKGPSLTIRKFSDTPFTIKDLVHFGTVNNIMAEFLEVCVKSKLNIFISGGTGSGKTSTLNVLSSFIPNNERIVTIEDAAELKLNQEHIVALESRPPNIEGKGQISIRDLVRNSLRMRPDRIVVGEVRGAEALDMLQAMNTGHDGSLSTGHANSPRDILSRLETMVLMAGYELPVKAIREQIANALDIIVHQSRMKDGTRKITHITEVLGMEGDTIVLQDLFVFKETGFIDGRIEGRMVSTGIRPKFTEQLEMNGYTVPASWFVGEW, from the coding sequence ATGTCATTATTTAAACGTTATATCGAGGATGCCAATACCACTACTACCACAAACCAAACCTCCCAAGAACTTTCTTTTGTAAAAAAATCTCCGGAATTCTGGGACTTAGAAAACGATCTTCACAATCATCTACTAGAAGAGTTGAAGAAATATCCGGGACAGGATAAAGAACAAGAACGAAGTATGATCGAGGAATTGGGCGAAGCGTTTTTTGACCAAGAAGGCACAAGACTCACCTTTGAAGAAAAGCAAGAAATCCTGGGCTATGTCAAAGACGAACTTCTTGCTTATGGACCGATTACACCAATGTTAGAAAACCCGTCAATCAGTGAGGTTATGGTTAATAGTTTTGATGAAATTTACTATGAAAAAAACGGTAAAGTTTATCGGAGTAATGTGCATTTTATTGATAACCAACATGTCATGCGTGTGATTGAACGAATTGTCGCTCCGATTGGTCGCCGTGTTGATGAAAGTTCGCCAATGGTTGATGCTCGTCTCCCAGATGGCTCCCGGGTAAATGCGATTATTCCTCCACTGGCTTTAAAAGGGCCGAGCTTAACAATCCGGAAATTCTCCGATACACCTTTTACGATAAAAGATTTAGTCCATTTTGGAACGGTGAATAACATAATGGCCGAATTTCTCGAGGTTTGTGTTAAATCAAAGCTGAATATCTTTATTAGCGGCGGTACAGGTTCAGGGAAAACCTCTACGTTAAATGTACTATCTTCATTTATTCCAAATAATGAACGGATTGTTACGATTGAGGATGCTGCCGAATTAAAGCTAAATCAAGAACATATTGTCGCCCTTGAGTCTAGACCGCCGAATATTGAGGGAAAAGGACAAATTTCCATTCGCGATTTAGTACGTAATTCGCTGCGGATGCGTCCTGACCGAATTGTCGTCGGGGAGGTTCGTGGTGCCGAGGCCTTGGATATGCTCCAAGCAATGAATACCGGTCATGATGGTAGCTTGAGCACCGGCCATGCCAACTCTCCTCGGGATATTCTTTCACGCTTGGAAACGATGGTATTAATGGCGGGCTATGAGCTACCGGTAAAGGCAATCCGTGAGCAAATTGCCAATGCTCTAGACATTATTGTTCACCAATCACGGATGAAGGATGGGACTAGAAAAATTACTCATATAACAGAAGTGCTGGGAATGGAAGGGGATACAATTGTTCTTCAAGATCTTTTTGTGTTTAAGGAAACAGGCTTCATAGATGGACGAATCGAGGGAAGAATGGTGAGTACAGGTATTCGCCCAAAATTCACCGAACAGCTAGAAATGAATGGATACACCGTACCTGCTTCCTGGTTTGTTGGAGAGTGGTAG
- a CDS encoding AAA family ATPase — translation MSINWVYFSDTNTPPGEIKVLLGKNNFQLTTTNQIERLHSLLIENNQSVLFLKAHTLLNVYELCQEISARYPHVYIILIAPDNMENLKKAMLMGASDTLRSSYETEELSEAIGHAKKYMQHRAGQDKSLINLIKEQSRVIAISGPKGGVGRTILTVNLAVAFSRIGKKVAIIDGNLQFGEVALYCNLKPKRTIYEWVKEGYGRPNYDINQYMSVSESDVSVLAAPPRPEFFEGISEEHVKVAIEEAKKFFDVVLIDIPVNLSDIHLRCLDLADEILLLTINELSVLRLSQLYLETLESIKLKDKVKIILNRTGKGQSLEVKKIEEIFGIKVYHSLPEQAVVAAASINAGYPFILSHSRSQLGKAVLKLSEKLYEEKSDGQLETKKDKRWFLLGK, via the coding sequence ATGAGCATAAACTGGGTTTATTTTTCAGATACGAATACACCTCCTGGAGAAATTAAAGTACTACTAGGAAAAAACAATTTTCAACTCACAACTACGAATCAAATTGAGAGACTACATAGTCTGTTAATTGAGAATAACCAGTCTGTCCTTTTTCTTAAGGCCCATACATTGCTTAACGTTTACGAGCTTTGTCAGGAAATCTCAGCACGATACCCGCATGTATATATTATTTTAATTGCTCCTGATAACATGGAGAACCTTAAAAAGGCGATGCTGATGGGGGCTTCCGATACACTTCGCTCTTCTTATGAAACCGAGGAGCTTTCTGAAGCAATCGGTCATGCAAAGAAATATATGCAGCATCGAGCAGGTCAGGATAAAAGTCTTATTAATCTTATCAAAGAACAAAGCAGAGTGATTGCTATCTCTGGTCCCAAGGGTGGCGTGGGCAGAACCATTTTAACGGTTAATTTAGCAGTTGCATTTTCACGAATAGGAAAGAAAGTTGCGATTATTGATGGAAACCTACAATTTGGTGAAGTTGCGCTGTATTGTAATCTGAAACCAAAACGAACGATTTATGAATGGGTAAAAGAAGGGTATGGCCGCCCGAATTATGACATTAACCAATATATGTCTGTAAGTGAATCTGATGTTTCCGTTCTCGCTGCCCCTCCACGTCCTGAGTTCTTCGAGGGGATTTCTGAAGAACATGTAAAAGTAGCGATTGAAGAAGCGAAGAAATTTTTCGACGTTGTTTTAATCGACATTCCAGTTAATCTATCAGATATTCATTTGCGTTGTCTTGATCTAGCAGATGAGATTTTACTTTTAACAATCAATGAACTCTCTGTTTTACGCTTAAGCCAGCTCTATCTCGAAACATTAGAATCGATTAAATTAAAGGATAAAGTGAAGATTATTTTGAATCGAACAGGAAAAGGCCAAAGTCTCGAAGTAAAAAAAATCGAGGAGATCTTTGGTATAAAAGTCTACCATTCCTTGCCAGAACAGGCAGTCGTGGCGGCTGCTTCAATCAATGCAGGCTACCCGTTTATTCTCTCGCACTCCCGGAGCCAACTGGGCAAGGCAGTATTAAAGCTTTCAGAGAAGCTGTACGAAGAGAAAAGTGATGGACAACTAGAAACCAAAAAAGATAAACGCTGGTTTCTTTTAGGAAAGTGA
- the cpaB gene encoding Flp pilus assembly protein CpaB, protein MNTKRIWIISLILGLTVAGFVYLTTFAKENSATPASVPVSQEKDDKDDVKTEEELAQEKQAKKEQALIREFINPMVDVSTGKRAISLKINLEQGVSGYIAPNSMVDVIAYETTKDDATKKEFKSAVLVLENVKVLTSGKSADTKDAVLNYETVTLEVTVDEGVMLGLASKDKDGFYLMLRNPEDTETGKAGLKQTREVIKEEAEETK, encoded by the coding sequence ATGAATACCAAAAGAATATGGATAATTTCCTTAATATTAGGACTGACGGTAGCCGGTTTTGTTTATCTAACGACATTCGCAAAAGAAAATAGTGCCACTCCTGCTAGTGTTCCAGTTAGCCAGGAAAAAGATGATAAAGATGATGTAAAAACGGAAGAGGAATTAGCACAAGAAAAACAGGCTAAAAAAGAACAAGCGCTCATAAGAGAATTCATTAACCCAATGGTAGATGTGAGTACAGGAAAGAGAGCAATTTCGTTAAAAATAAATCTTGAACAGGGTGTTTCCGGCTATATAGCTCCGAATTCAATGGTCGATGTTATCGCCTATGAAACGACTAAGGATGACGCAACAAAAAAAGAGTTTAAATCGGCAGTGTTAGTTCTAGAAAATGTAAAGGTTTTAACTTCTGGTAAATCTGCTGACACAAAAGATGCGGTCCTAAACTACGAAACGGTTACCCTAGAAGTCACGGTTGATGAAGGGGTCATGCTTGGCTTAGCTTCGAAAGATAAGGATGGTTTCTATTTAATGCTTCGAAATCCTGAGGACACAGAAACGGGAAAAGCTGGATTAAAGCAAACAAGAGAAGTAATTAAAGAGGAGGCTGAAGAAACGAAATGA
- a CDS encoding Tad domain-containing protein encodes MKRLIRLLNLRDEGGSVLVMVAISMVALLGFTALVIDGGRLYSEKSQLQKALDASVLAGASDLTVSQSKAVSTAIDIASKNNLTLTASDIKTGPNYIQIKKTISKSLTFARIIGIETAEVPAFAKAQLKGGLLGREGIVPIAIPADKIPDPTDPFPEFPLNFQPGKGNDEENSSISGNFGFLSISGPGGMDLRLGIMNGAELEVSEEMYEYTKTGLSWGNVKSGINYRIDEDKTDRPYCSTYETADSSCSRVIIVPIVDSFTDVSGKTLVKIVGFASVWISKITGHTVQTKYIETITFGEFGDPSDVDDYHVYGVSLVE; translated from the coding sequence ATGAAGAGATTAATAAGATTGTTAAATTTGCGAGATGAAGGCGGTTCGGTCTTAGTGATGGTGGCTATTTCGATGGTTGCTCTCTTAGGCTTTACAGCTTTAGTAATAGATGGCGGCAGACTCTATTCAGAGAAAAGCCAGCTACAAAAGGCCTTAGATGCTTCAGTTCTTGCTGGGGCAAGTGACCTAACGGTTAGTCAAAGTAAAGCGGTAAGTACAGCTATAGATATAGCTAGCAAAAACAATTTAACTCTTACTGCTTCGGATATAAAAACGGGTCCTAATTATATTCAAATCAAAAAAACTATCAGTAAAAGCCTCACTTTTGCAAGAATAATTGGAATAGAAACAGCCGAAGTACCCGCTTTTGCAAAAGCCCAATTAAAAGGGGGTCTGTTAGGCAGGGAAGGGATTGTTCCAATCGCTATCCCAGCCGATAAAATTCCTGATCCTACTGACCCATTTCCTGAATTCCCTTTAAATTTCCAGCCTGGAAAGGGTAATGATGAGGAAAACTCATCCATAAGTGGCAACTTTGGCTTTCTATCTATCAGTGGTCCAGGTGGAATGGACCTGCGTTTAGGTATTATGAATGGGGCAGAGTTGGAAGTTTCTGAAGAAATGTATGAGTATACAAAAACTGGATTAAGTTGGGGTAATGTTAAATCCGGGATTAACTATAGGATTGATGAAGATAAAACTGATAGACCGTATTGTTCAACGTATGAGACAGCTGATAGCTCTTGTAGCCGAGTAATTATTGTGCCAATAGTTGATAGTTTTACTGATGTTAGTGGGAAAACATTGGTGAAAATAGTTGGATTTGCTTCGGTTTGGATATCCAAAATAACTGGTCATACTGTACAAACAAAATATATAGAAACTATTACATTTGGGGAGTTTGGAGACCCAAGTGATGTAGATGATTATCACGTGTATGGTGTGTCTCTTGTAGAATAG
- a CDS encoding TadE/TadG family type IV pilus assembly protein — protein MKSQKGQSLVEFALVLPLLILLLFGIIDFGRIFHAYLTIDHTGREAARAASIGKDDTTIKNKAVNDAVGIGLTITDIGISPPTATRESGNDVTITITYPITFLTPVIGSVVGPITLTDTTVMRVE, from the coding sequence ATGAAATCGCAAAAGGGTCAATCGCTTGTTGAGTTTGCACTTGTCCTACCGCTACTAATTTTACTGCTGTTTGGAATTATTGATTTTGGACGAATATTTCATGCGTATTTAACAATTGATCATACAGGTAGAGAAGCTGCTCGTGCTGCTAGTATCGGTAAAGATGATACAACAATTAAAAACAAAGCCGTGAATGATGCGGTTGGTATTGGTTTAACTATCACTGATATAGGTATATCTCCACCAACAGCAACCAGGGAATCGGGGAACGATGTCACAATAACAATTACATATCCAATTACCTTTCTGACACCTGTAATTGGAAGTGTTGTAGGGCCAATTACCTTAACAGATACTACAGTAATGAGGGTGGAATAA
- a CDS encoding prepilin peptidase → MEKVILVVVLFICLFTDIKSRKILNIVTLPTIFTGLIYHIIINGNKGLLFSGKGFLVGLGLLIIPYLLGGMGAGDVKLMAAIGALMGPSFVFYSFIYTALIGGVIALLLIFKTRGFINTIKSFFFNLTNLVFFRSNLGSMIIPKDKKSSISFPYGVAIVLGTLSTLIWGGF, encoded by the coding sequence TTGGAAAAGGTCATCCTAGTAGTTGTTCTTTTTATTTGTCTCTTTACAGATATAAAGTCAAGAAAAATATTAAATATAGTTACTTTACCCACAATATTTACTGGTTTGATTTACCACATTATTATAAATGGAAATAAAGGTCTCTTATTTAGTGGAAAAGGTTTTCTAGTAGGACTAGGATTACTTATTATTCCCTATTTATTAGGTGGTATGGGAGCAGGCGACGTGAAACTAATGGCAGCGATCGGAGCATTAATGGGACCTAGTTTCGTATTTTACTCGTTTATTTACACAGCCTTAATCGGAGGCGTCATTGCACTACTATTAATTTTTAAAACAAGGGGTTTTATAAACACCATTAAATCATTCTTTTTTAATTTAACAAATCTAGTATTTTTTAGAAGTAACCTAGGATCAATGATAATACCAAAAGACAAAAAAAGTAGTATCTCATTCCCTTATGGAGTTGCGATCGTGCTAGGTACACTTTCTACATTAATTTGGGGTGGATTTTGA
- a CDS encoding Flp family type IVb pilin, which translates to MLQKMKNLVVEEEGQAMAEYGLLLALIAVVVAVVAVTLGTEISATFTSVINKLKGL; encoded by the coding sequence ATGTTACAAAAAATGAAAAACTTAGTTGTGGAAGAAGAAGGACAAGCAATGGCTGAGTACGGGTTACTTCTTGCATTAATTGCAGTAGTAGTTGCAGTTGTTGCTGTTACTTTAGGTACAGAAATCTCAGCTACCTTTACTAGTGTTATTAACAAACTAAAAGGACTCTAG
- a CDS encoding DUF192 domain-containing protein gives MEEMVVTIPYQIKMADSFFKRLRGLMFRRDPIKDEGLWIVPCNAVHMFFMKFPLDIVLLNEQNEVIEIHHSLKPWRMTKPVKAAYSTLELPAGSVEKLGINIGNIIQCSVGE, from the coding sequence ATGGAGGAAATGGTTGTTACTATCCCTTATCAAATTAAAATGGCTGATTCATTTTTTAAAAGATTAAGAGGATTAATGTTTCGAAGGGATCCTATTAAGGATGAAGGGCTGTGGATTGTGCCTTGCAATGCAGTGCATATGTTCTTTATGAAGTTTCCATTAGACATTGTTCTTCTTAACGAACAAAATGAAGTGATTGAGATACATCATAGCTTAAAGCCCTGGAGAATGACTAAACCAGTAAAGGCAGCATACTCAACCTTAGAACTTCCAGCAGGTTCTGTAGAAAAATTAGGAATAAACATTGGTAACATAATTCAATGTTCGGTTGGAGAATAA
- a CDS encoding LTA synthase family protein, whose protein sequence is MKDKLVTYLRESFFQPITFVMFILFIKITAFQVVIFDNKSIVHNLLVEFPMWALLLMILMMVFKKRTWLAIWIYSLILSTLFVVVMYYTRYFSTVPSYYDVKQIYQSNSVGGTVALLGTPYDYLFFLDVVLILPMVWYFSRFSKPITRSGAKSWAITFSCVGLIMTIIAFRYPLIDVSYFAKKHGYIQSQIVQVFERSIGKAFATNDNLTDKELAKLKGNDFVPFTEHDTFGLAKDRHVFTIQVESLQEFVINQKVNGQEVTPNLNALLKESAYFDNVYQQIGAGNTSDAEWLMHTSLYPEGMDPTVNLIDDSEVPSLLRTLSKNGYGTATYHADDITYWSRDKLYPALGFDYVFTSDEIPDEEEIGFGPPDEVLFSFVESQLPSQLSNHEKMYSNIITLTSHTPFEMPDEFEFLDLPEKYEGTYVGNYLQSIRYTDEQIGLFIEQLKDLGIYEDSVVLIYGDHSGLHGAPVTEHDQVLLKELLGHEYNLQDRFLVPVLFTVPGIFNGESSSHLGGQIDLMPTLLNLLGIEHDAQMIGHNLFQYKQNLLGMRYYLPGGSFISDKMLYTAPSAKLPASLYDQKTMKKTKNTNRMQEKIDNTLLIMKHSDFIRTEQTKE, encoded by the coding sequence ATGAAAGATAAGCTGGTTACGTATCTGAGGGAGAGTTTTTTTCAGCCAATTACATTCGTTATGTTTATCTTGTTTATTAAAATTACAGCCTTTCAGGTGGTCATTTTCGATAATAAATCGATTGTGCATAATTTGCTAGTGGAATTTCCGATGTGGGCACTGCTGTTAATGATACTAATGATGGTTTTTAAGAAACGTACTTGGTTGGCCATTTGGATTTATAGCTTGATTCTGTCGACACTTTTTGTTGTCGTCATGTATTACACAAGGTATTTTTCAACCGTTCCATCCTATTATGATGTAAAACAAATTTATCAGTCCAATTCAGTCGGTGGCACGGTGGCGCTGCTTGGTACTCCCTACGACTATTTGTTTTTCTTAGACGTGGTGCTAATCCTTCCGATGGTTTGGTATTTTTCAAGATTTTCTAAGCCTATCACACGTTCTGGTGCGAAAAGCTGGGCAATCACATTTAGCTGTGTGGGGCTGATCATGACGATTATTGCTTTTCGTTATCCGTTAATTGATGTTTCTTACTTTGCAAAGAAGCATGGGTATATTCAATCGCAAATCGTGCAAGTGTTTGAGCGCAGCATTGGCAAGGCTTTTGCAACGAATGACAATTTGACCGATAAGGAACTAGCGAAATTAAAGGGGAATGACTTTGTTCCTTTTACCGAGCATGATACCTTCGGTTTGGCGAAAGACCGCCATGTTTTTACCATTCAGGTAGAATCCTTGCAAGAGTTTGTCATCAATCAAAAGGTGAATGGTCAAGAAGTCACACCTAATTTAAATGCACTGCTTAAAGAAAGTGCCTATTTCGATAATGTTTACCAGCAAATCGGAGCAGGGAATACATCGGATGCGGAATGGCTGATGCATACCTCCCTTTATCCTGAAGGAATGGATCCAACGGTCAATCTCATTGATGACAGCGAGGTTCCTTCGCTTCTTCGTACATTAAGTAAAAATGGCTACGGAACGGCCACCTATCATGCCGATGACATAACCTATTGGAGTCGTGATAAATTATATCCGGCCCTTGGGTTTGATTATGTTTTTACAAGTGATGAAATCCCTGACGAGGAAGAAATCGGCTTTGGTCCGCCGGATGAAGTATTATTTAGTTTTGTTGAATCACAGCTACCATCACAATTGAGTAACCATGAAAAAATGTACTCAAATATTATTACCCTGACAAGCCACACTCCTTTTGAAATGCCTGATGAATTTGAGTTTCTGGACTTGCCGGAAAAATACGAAGGAACTTACGTCGGTAACTATTTACAATCGATTCGGTACACGGATGAACAAATCGGACTGTTTATTGAACAGTTAAAAGACCTTGGTATTTATGAGGATTCCGTCGTGCTTATCTATGGTGATCATTCTGGTTTGCATGGTGCTCCGGTTACCGAACACGATCAAGTACTGTTAAAGGAATTGCTGGGGCATGAGTACAATTTGCAGGATCGCTTCTTGGTGCCTGTTCTGTTTACCGTACCTGGTATCTTTAACGGGGAATCCTCTTCCCATCTTGGCGGGCAAATTGACCTGATGCCAACACTACTGAACTTGCTTGGTATCGAGCATGATGCACAAATGATTGGCCATAACTTATTTCAATATAAACAAAATCTGCTTGGGATGAGGTATTACCTGCCGGGCGGGTCGTTCATCAGTGATAAAATGCTCTATACGGCACCGAGTGCAAAGCTTCCCGCATCTTTATATGATCAAAAGACGATGAAGAAAACGAAAAATACAAATAGAATGCAAGAAAAAATCGACAACACCTTACTAATTATGAAACACTCCGATTTTATAAGAACCGAGCAAACGAAAGAGTAA
- a CDS encoding alpha/beta fold hydrolase → MAIGTGNNNPLYSFDFEKETARWNGFLNAVNGPKPKTEHTTRQSIWKKNKATLWHYPAVEKKYEVPIFIIYSLFNQATILDLAPGSSMLERSVNSGYDVYLLDWGIAGYEDKEINIEDYIEDYIKKGVRRALRHSGAEEVTVLGYCLGGTIAAMYASIAEEPIKNLVVAAVPIDFSVAAMPETWAEGLKDGRLNLDRFIDVNGIMSSENVEAMFRMTTSPVYYGPYVTLLSRSYDTRFVEKWRRMNTWTSGHVPLTGGAFRQLMKDLFQDNKLVKGEFTIHGKQVDLKNIHTNLLVVSSSNDKLIPEEQSLPLMDLVSSQDKTYQLVESGHVSLAMSGKLNQILDNWLPERSQEIGKANKKINK, encoded by the coding sequence TTGGCAATAGGTACGGGAAATAATAATCCGCTTTATTCATTTGATTTTGAAAAGGAAACAGCACGCTGGAACGGATTTTTAAATGCCGTTAACGGTCCAAAACCTAAGACTGAGCATACCACGAGACAATCGATCTGGAAAAAAAACAAAGCTACATTATGGCATTATCCTGCTGTAGAAAAGAAATACGAAGTACCGATCTTTATTATTTACTCTCTATTTAATCAGGCGACGATTCTCGACTTAGCACCAGGATCAAGCATGCTGGAGAGATCAGTAAATAGCGGCTATGATGTGTATTTATTAGATTGGGGTATCGCAGGCTACGAGGATAAAGAAATAAATATTGAAGATTATATTGAAGATTATATTAAGAAAGGGGTTCGACGGGCATTACGACATTCTGGTGCGGAGGAAGTTACTGTTCTCGGTTATTGCCTGGGAGGTACAATTGCAGCAATGTATGCATCGATTGCAGAAGAACCAATAAAAAATTTAGTGGTCGCGGCTGTCCCAATTGACTTTAGTGTAGCGGCCATGCCAGAAACATGGGCGGAAGGACTAAAGGATGGCAGGTTAAATTTGGACCGCTTCATAGATGTGAATGGGATAATGTCTTCCGAAAACGTCGAGGCAATGTTTAGGATGACCACATCACCTGTTTATTACGGTCCCTATGTAACACTTTTATCTCGGTCCTATGATACGCGTTTTGTCGAGAAATGGCGGCGGATGAATACATGGACATCTGGCCATGTTCCATTAACCGGCGGAGCCTTTCGTCAGTTAATGAAGGATCTCTTTCAGGATAATAAACTTGTTAAAGGTGAGTTTACCATCCATGGCAAACAAGTTGATTTGAAAAATATTCATACTAATCTATTAGTTGTCAGCTCTAGCAACGACAAACTTATCCCTGAAGAGCAGAGTCTGCCATTGATGGATTTAGTCTCCAGCCAAGATAAAACCTATCAGCTTGTGGAATCAGGTCATGTCTCGCTGGCAATGAGCGGGAAATTAAATCAAATTTTAGACAATTGGCTGCCTGAGCGTTCACAAGAAATTGGTAAAGCTAATAAGAAGATAAATAAATAA
- a CDS encoding MFS transporter, translating to MSTIVKKAWGYRYAVLIILWLVYIINYFDRMAVLTFLPFIQKDLNLTPVEVGQLASVFFFAYAAAQISAGFLADKFGAKKVMYIAITVFTFVTALTGAVKNFSQFIALRIGLGLGEGHHFAPAIRAINNWFPSKERGRAVSFFATSWAVAPAIVPVIVTSISFTFFAGEWRPVFYVLAIPGVIGILLLWRFVADSPKEMIAKGKLSKDQDIEEDNGSPVKKMSKEEKRKSYGVFLKDINFYVFTICLFCQLAVYWGTTTWLTSFLVTQHGLNLKEMGLFASAPYIVAFFAMMLGGWMMDKVVHRMKPVALIGYIGSIPVLWMLGAVEKGNTGLLLTLLLLVGFFVNLNFGSIYAYLPKLYPKEVVGSATGLANGIGQMGAFVSPLVAGYLVTVGANGTQDFSKVFIFFAIISAIAAVCAIILKEKKVNTSIPLINEDKSAS from the coding sequence ATGTCTACTATTGTAAAAAAAGCATGGGGATATCGCTATGCAGTTCTAATCATTCTATGGTTAGTTTATATTATTAATTATTTTGATAGAATGGCCGTTTTGACTTTTCTTCCATTCATTCAGAAGGATTTAAATTTAACGCCTGTAGAAGTAGGTCAACTTGCTTCAGTGTTTTTCTTTGCCTATGCTGCTGCCCAAATCAGTGCAGGATTTCTTGCTGATAAATTTGGCGCAAAAAAGGTTATGTATATTGCTATTACCGTATTTACCTTTGTTACGGCGCTAACAGGTGCCGTGAAAAACTTTTCCCAGTTTATAGCGCTCCGCATTGGTTTAGGGCTTGGGGAAGGGCATCATTTTGCTCCGGCGATTCGAGCCATCAATAACTGGTTTCCTAGTAAAGAAAGAGGAAGAGCCGTTTCGTTTTTTGCCACTTCCTGGGCAGTTGCCCCTGCCATCGTCCCTGTTATCGTCACTAGTATCTCTTTCACCTTTTTTGCTGGGGAGTGGAGACCGGTATTCTATGTTCTTGCGATTCCAGGTGTGATTGGAATCCTCTTATTATGGCGTTTTGTAGCAGATTCACCAAAGGAAATGATTGCGAAAGGGAAATTGAGTAAGGATCAGGATATTGAGGAAGATAACGGTTCACCAGTTAAAAAGATGTCAAAAGAAGAAAAAAGAAAAAGTTATGGTGTCTTCCTGAAAGATATTAATTTTTATGTATTTACGATTTGTCTATTTTGTCAGTTAGCAGTTTACTGGGGAACAACGACCTGGTTAACTTCCTTTTTGGTTACACAGCATGGATTAAATCTTAAGGAGATGGGTTTATTCGCCTCCGCTCCATATATTGTTGCCTTCTTCGCGATGATGCTCGGGGGATGGATGATGGATAAAGTCGTTCATCGAATGAAGCCTGTTGCTTTGATTGGCTATATCGGAAGTATTCCTGTGCTCTGGATGCTTGGTGCTGTTGAAAAAGGCAATACAGGTCTGTTACTAACCCTGTTATTGCTCGTTGGATTCTTTGTTAATCTAAACTTCGGCTCCATTTATGCTTATTTGCCTAAATTATATCCAAAGGAAGTCGTTGGAAGTGCCACGGGATTAGCGAATGGAATTGGTCAGATGGGTGCTTTCGTGTCTCCACTTGTTGCCGGTTATTTAGTTACCGTCGGAGCAAATGGAACACAGGACTTTAGCAAAGTTTTCATCTTCTTTGCGATTATTTCTGCGATAGCGGCTGTCTGCGCCATCATTCTTAAAGAGAAGAAGGTGAACACCAGTATTCCTTTGATTAACGAGGATAAATCAGCAAGTTAA